From one Amycolatopsis sp. FDAARGOS 1241 genomic stretch:
- the purU gene encoding formyltetrahydrofolate deformylase, which yields MKGATDAGVADVDHSLVLTLACPDRPGIVLEVARFLAEQGCSILESQQFGDARTSRFFMRVQFEAVHGGVPDVPALRQAFAAVGNRLMMTWQLTRAAQRARVLIMVSRYGHCLNDLLYRSSIGDLPIEVAGVVSNHPDLAVLTDNYEVPFHHVPVTPETRSAAERRVLELVDDLDIDLVVLARYMQILSDELCRKLDGRAINIHHSMLPSFKGARPYHQAFERGVKLVGATAHYVTADLDEGPIIEQEVARIDHSMSAAQVTALGRDNECLALARAVGLHAENRVLLDGARTIVFR from the coding sequence ATGAAGGGCGCTACAGATGCCGGGGTGGCCGACGTGGACCACAGCCTGGTACTCACGCTCGCTTGTCCAGACCGGCCGGGGATCGTGTTGGAGGTGGCACGTTTTCTCGCCGAGCAGGGCTGCAGCATTCTCGAGAGCCAGCAGTTCGGGGACGCGCGGACGTCGCGCTTCTTCATGCGCGTCCAGTTCGAGGCGGTGCACGGCGGGGTGCCCGATGTGCCGGCGCTGCGGCAGGCGTTTGCCGCCGTGGGTAACCGGTTGATGATGACCTGGCAGCTGACTCGCGCGGCGCAGCGGGCCCGCGTTCTGATCATGGTGAGCCGCTACGGACACTGTCTGAATGACCTGCTCTACCGATCGTCCATCGGGGATCTGCCCATCGAGGTTGCCGGTGTGGTCTCCAACCACCCGGACCTCGCCGTACTCACCGACAATTACGAGGTTCCGTTCCACCACGTACCCGTGACGCCTGAGACCCGCTCGGCGGCTGAGAGGCGGGTGCTGGAGTTGGTCGACGACCTGGACATCGATCTCGTGGTCCTGGCCCGCTACATGCAGATCCTCTCCGACGAGCTGTGTCGTAAACTCGACGGCCGAGCGATCAACATCCACCACTCGATGCTGCCGAGCTTCAAGGGGGCTCGGCCCTATCACCAGGCATTCGAGCGTGGCGTCAAGCTGGTCGGCGCGACGGCGCACTACGTCACCGCCGACCTCGACGAGGGGCCGATCATCGAGCAGGAGGTGGCTCGGATCGACCATTCGATGTCTGCCGCACAGGTGACGGCTTTGGGGCGAGACAACGAATGTCTCGCGCTCGCTCGAGCAGTGGGGTTGCATGCCGAGAACCGGGTGCTGCTCGACGGTGCCCGGACGATCGTCTTTCGATGA
- a CDS encoding LuxR C-terminal-related transcriptional regulator, translating into MSAPRTRSAVVVRTRLRPPAPHPDDVRRTRLLARLNVVSEQVILVAAPRGAGKTVLLAQWVASQRCAWVSLSSHDDTPAGVWSAVLESVRAHCAEVPAPPAALLDDETTLFTEIIPELLNALASAGSLVLVLDGVDVIEDPATRAALNEFVRRAPDTVRVVLATARPPSGPIAALRAAGRLAEFTEEDLRLDLAETQQLLSAAAGRPVDRTEAAAAWRGYAGWATGLRLAGMALRNQPPGVLLPHPVPSVEEFFRSEVLERVTSRQRRLLLYSSVLAELTPGRCAEVTALPAAGETLTALAASSLLLRRTGAGLRCHPVLRLVLGSVLAEEHPDAVAVLHARAAERLRQEGDPDAAYEHARLAGLPDVAVRTAIESWPAAHPRTLLARLDEVPSVRAEAHAVAAAAELACGRPVRAATRLAGTDDGPALAVRAWLALHRGDLATAQRDATRVITVNPPAGERPWWLLMAHAALGAVGVWEGQAADVVDQLAATAREADRLGYRDGAVRALDARTAGLLLTGDTTAALASATQAVALHQLDPTRCVAPVVAPACLAARAGADRGRIPPPAATLVPAAPHAEAFSALLHAQSTSASGDARHRRKAHAQARAALTGLRYGPVLAGLIEEQWPRGFPDLRPAVLSDRERAVLRALSGPLTLREIAAELHVSHNTVKTHVRSVFRKLGAHDRADAVSRGAALSTVAGRAAHTGAARPAPAPPRR; encoded by the coding sequence GTGAGCGCACCCCGAACGCGTTCGGCCGTCGTCGTCCGGACCCGGCTGCGGCCACCCGCCCCGCATCCGGACGACGTGCGCCGCACGCGCCTGCTGGCCCGGCTGAACGTGGTGAGCGAACAAGTGATCCTGGTGGCCGCGCCGCGCGGCGCCGGGAAAACCGTGCTCCTGGCGCAGTGGGTCGCCTCCCAGCGGTGTGCCTGGGTGAGCCTCAGCAGCCACGACGACACCCCGGCGGGCGTGTGGTCCGCGGTGCTCGAATCGGTACGAGCCCACTGCGCCGAGGTTCCGGCACCGCCGGCGGCACTGCTCGACGACGAGACGACCCTGTTCACCGAGATCATCCCCGAACTACTCAACGCACTGGCTTCGGCCGGGTCGCTGGTGCTCGTGCTCGACGGGGTGGACGTCATCGAGGACCCGGCGACCAGGGCAGCGCTGAACGAGTTCGTCCGCCGGGCCCCGGACACCGTCCGCGTGGTGCTGGCGACGGCTCGCCCGCCGAGCGGGCCGATCGCCGCGCTTCGCGCGGCCGGGCGCCTCGCCGAATTCACCGAGGAGGACTTGCGGCTCGACTTGGCGGAGACACAGCAGCTGCTGTCAGCCGCAGCCGGCCGCCCGGTCGACCGGACAGAAGCAGCAGCGGCGTGGCGGGGATATGCGGGCTGGGCGACCGGTCTGCGGCTGGCCGGCATGGCCCTGCGGAACCAGCCGCCCGGCGTTCTTCTGCCACATCCCGTGCCCTCGGTCGAGGAATTCTTCCGTTCCGAGGTGCTCGAACGCGTCACCTCACGCCAACGCCGGCTACTGCTGTACAGCAGCGTCCTGGCGGAGCTGACCCCCGGTCGTTGTGCGGAAGTGACGGCGCTCCCTGCGGCCGGTGAGACGCTGACCGCGCTGGCCGCGTCTTCGCTGCTGCTGCGGCGGACCGGGGCGGGCCTGCGATGCCACCCGGTGCTGCGGCTCGTGCTCGGCTCCGTGCTGGCGGAGGAACATCCCGATGCCGTCGCGGTCCTGCACGCCCGCGCGGCAGAGCGCCTGCGGCAGGAAGGCGATCCGGACGCCGCCTATGAGCACGCCCGACTGGCCGGGCTACCCGACGTCGCTGTGCGGACAGCGATCGAGAGCTGGCCGGCAGCACATCCGCGGACCCTGCTCGCACGGCTCGACGAGGTACCGTCGGTGCGCGCCGAGGCTCACGCAGTCGCCGCTGCGGCCGAGCTCGCTTGCGGGCGCCCCGTCCGTGCGGCGACTCGGCTCGCCGGTACGGACGACGGCCCGGCGCTTGCCGTGCGCGCGTGGCTGGCACTGCACCGGGGCGACTTGGCCACCGCACAGCGGGATGCCACGCGGGTGATCACCGTCAACCCACCGGCGGGAGAGCGTCCCTGGTGGCTGCTCATGGCTCACGCCGCGCTCGGCGCCGTGGGGGTGTGGGAGGGGCAGGCAGCCGACGTCGTCGACCAGCTCGCCGCGACGGCTCGCGAAGCGGACCGGCTCGGCTATCGGGATGGCGCGGTGCGGGCGCTGGACGCGCGCACCGCCGGATTGCTGCTCACCGGCGACACCACGGCCGCGCTGGCCTCGGCTACACAGGCAGTCGCCTTGCACCAGCTCGATCCGACGCGGTGTGTGGCTCCCGTCGTCGCACCAGCGTGCCTGGCTGCCAGGGCGGGCGCGGACCGCGGCAGGATTCCGCCCCCTGCGGCGACTCTGGTACCCGCCGCTCCCCATGCGGAGGCGTTTTCGGCTCTCCTCCACGCGCAATCCACGTCGGCTTCCGGCGACGCGAGGCACCGGCGGAAAGCACACGCTCAGGCGCGTGCCGCACTCACTGGGCTCCGGTACGGCCCGGTGCTCGCCGGGTTGATCGAGGAGCAATGGCCTCGCGGGTTTCCCGACCTTCGCCCGGCGGTGCTGTCCGACCGGGAACGCGCGGTGCTCCGTGCCCTGTCCGGGCCGCTGACCCTGCGCGAGATCGCCGCCGAATTGCACGTCTCGCACAACACCGTGAAAACCCATGTCCGGTCGGTGTTCCGCAAGCTGGGGGCCCATGACCGCGCCGATGCCGTGAGCCGGGGAGCCGCCCTGAGCACGGTCGCCGGCCGTGCCGCGCACACCGGCGCAGCGCGGCCGGCGCCGGCACCACCAAGGCGATGA
- a CDS encoding flavin reductase family protein: MDSVKHLAVPADTDDGVYRFRQAISRFSTGVAVITTRTADGPAGMTASAVASLSMDPLQLLVCIGSNLPTCKAIVESGSFAVNVLGEDHEHIAKHFATRRKDKFAGIDLRADSDVPVLADAIAHFVCAVADTLPGGDHTIVVGDVLKCDHIPGTNPLVYFASAFGSLSGPATHSGTAGGWHFASAM, encoded by the coding sequence ATGGACAGCGTGAAGCATCTTGCCGTGCCTGCTGATACGGACGACGGGGTTTACCGTTTCCGCCAGGCCATTTCCCGGTTCAGCACGGGGGTAGCCGTGATCACCACCCGCACCGCGGACGGGCCGGCCGGGATGACCGCGAGCGCGGTCGCCTCATTGTCGATGGACCCGCTGCAGCTGCTCGTGTGCATCGGCTCGAATCTTCCGACCTGCAAAGCAATCGTCGAGTCGGGGTCTTTCGCCGTCAACGTCCTCGGCGAAGACCACGAACACATCGCGAAGCACTTCGCGACGCGCCGGAAAGACAAGTTCGCGGGAATCGATCTGCGGGCGGACAGTGACGTCCCGGTGCTCGCCGACGCGATCGCGCACTTCGTCTGTGCCGTCGCGGACACGTTGCCGGGCGGCGACCACACGATCGTGGTGGGCGACGTGCTGAAATGCGATCACATCCCCGGCACCAACCCACTGGTCTACTTCGCCAGCGCTTTCGGCAGCCTCTCGGGCCCGGCGACCCACAGCGGGACGGCCGGGGGCTGGCACTTCGCGTCGGCGATGTGA
- a CDS encoding dioxygenase, whose amino-acid sequence MLDLDEKSITEAVLRTLADAPDSRIRTVLSSLVRHLHDFVRDVDLTESEWAHAIGFLTRTGQKSDDTRQEFILLSDVLGVTMLVDTVNHRRSTGTTENSVQGPFYRAVRPEFSDGADISNGLPGTPLLFHATVVDTTGAPVPGAEFDVWHADSHGHYDSDVPGLDAAAMRGLFRTGPDGTVRIRSIAPAPYPIPDDGPVGELMRATGRPVMRPGHIHVRIAAPGFSTVTTMLFREDDPYLADDPVFGTKRSLLYRRDLREGPDGPFDLVEHTFVLDRLR is encoded by the coding sequence ATGCTGGACCTGGACGAGAAGAGCATCACCGAAGCGGTGCTGCGCACACTGGCGGACGCGCCCGACTCGCGAATCCGCACGGTGCTGTCCAGCTTGGTGCGGCATCTGCACGACTTCGTCCGCGACGTGGACCTCACCGAGTCCGAATGGGCGCACGCGATCGGCTTCCTGACCCGGACCGGACAGAAATCCGACGACACGCGGCAGGAGTTCATCCTGCTCTCCGACGTGCTCGGGGTGACCATGCTCGTCGACACGGTCAACCACCGACGTAGCACCGGCACGACCGAAAACAGCGTCCAGGGACCCTTCTACCGGGCGGTACGGCCTGAGTTCTCCGATGGCGCCGACATCTCCAACGGACTGCCCGGCACACCACTGCTGTTCCACGCCACCGTGGTCGACACCACCGGCGCCCCGGTACCCGGAGCCGAATTCGACGTGTGGCACGCCGACAGCCACGGCCACTACGACTCCGACGTACCGGGCCTGGACGCTGCCGCGATGCGCGGGCTGTTCCGCACAGGCCCGGACGGGACGGTCAGGATCCGCAGCATCGCGCCGGCCCCCTACCCGATTCCCGACGACGGACCCGTCGGCGAGCTGATGCGCGCCACCGGCCGGCCGGTGATGCGTCCCGGACACATCCACGTCCGGATTGCGGCACCGGGATTCTCGACCGTGACGACGATGCTGTTCCGCGAAGACGACCCGTACCTTGCCGACGACCCGGTGTTCGGCACCAAGCGGTCGCTGCTGTACCGACGTGACCTCCGAGAGGGGCCAGACGGTCCGTTCGATCTCGTCGAACACACTTTCGTGCTGGATCGCCTGCGCTAA
- the folP gene encoding dihydropteroate synthase, which produces MGVVNVTPDSFSDGGRYLSVDAAVEHGLRLAEQGADLVDVGGESTRPGAGRTPAAAERARVLPVVRELAAAGVAVSIDTMRATVAEAAVDAGAVLVNDVSGGLADPDMVRCVAELGTPYIAMHWRAHSARMQEHSRYRDVVVDVLGELRNRVDALVTQGLCPDRVIVDPGLGFAKTADQTWQLLRRLEELFVLGRHILVGASRKSFLTAVAPGSAADAALREAATTAVTTAVAARGGFAVRVHDVPSSVVAARVGELLRPRTRTAR; this is translated from the coding sequence ATGGGGGTGGTGAACGTGACCCCGGACTCGTTCTCCGACGGAGGGCGGTATCTCAGTGTCGACGCTGCGGTCGAGCACGGATTGCGGTTGGCGGAGCAGGGCGCCGACCTCGTGGATGTCGGCGGCGAATCGACCCGGCCTGGAGCCGGTCGAACACCGGCAGCCGCAGAGCGGGCGCGGGTGCTCCCGGTCGTCCGAGAACTGGCGGCGGCCGGCGTCGCGGTCAGCATCGACACGATGCGGGCCACGGTGGCCGAGGCTGCAGTCGATGCCGGTGCAGTGCTGGTCAACGACGTCAGCGGCGGGTTGGCCGACCCGGACATGGTTCGCTGCGTCGCGGAACTGGGAACGCCGTACATCGCGATGCACTGGCGAGCGCACAGCGCCCGGATGCAGGAGCACAGCCGCTATCGCGATGTTGTCGTCGACGTGCTGGGGGAGTTGAGGAACCGAGTGGACGCCCTCGTCACCCAGGGTCTCTGTCCGGATCGGGTGATCGTGGATCCCGGGCTCGGGTTCGCGAAGACCGCCGACCAGACCTGGCAGTTGCTGCGGCGGCTCGAGGAGTTGTTCGTGCTGGGCCGGCACATCCTGGTAGGAGCCTCGCGGAAGTCGTTTCTGACGGCCGTCGCGCCCGGCTCTGCCGCAGATGCAGCGTTGCGCGAGGCGGCCACGACGGCGGTGACCACGGCGGTGGCGGCGCGCGGCGGGTTCGCCGTCCGAGTACACGACGTGCCGAGCTCGGTGGTTGCGGCGAGAGTGGGCGAGCTGCTCCGGCCAAGGACTCGAACGGCGAGGTGA
- a CDS encoding 4-hydroxyphenylacetate 3-hydroxylase family protein: MLRTGKEYLEALDDGRVVWVGDEKVDNVATHPKTRDYAKRIADFYDLHHRDDLRDVMTFVDDDGERRSMTWFRHTTKDELKQKRLYLETVIRELDGGAVPRTPDVNNYVLLTYKDDPVPWSEQSQGTGGRDLTVGIHEFWDLMVDGDLNAAPAFVDPQTDRSRESAQAESPALRIVETREDGIVVRGVKAIATGAAFADYIHIGVFFRPGITSEQVIFGAVRANTPGVTLVCRESTVKEGQYEEHPLAAKGDELDTTILFDDVFIPWNQVFHIGNPKHASLYPQRVFDWLHYQALVRQTIRAEVMVGLALLITEHVGTYQLPPVKARLAQLVGFHQTLRAHVLACEEDGFTTPGGLYKPSVLLFDFGRAYYLENVPRMVNELVDLAGRSSLIFPTEKQWNQPELRRWLEPLQTGPIGRPHDRLKISRVIRDLYLSDWGDRISVFENFNGTPLLAVRMLTMARAEMAPGGPLADLARKIAGIEPATPKDDAKTEYAGQAAYARQQDARAH, from the coding sequence GTGCTGCGAACCGGTAAGGAATACCTGGAGGCACTGGACGACGGCCGCGTGGTGTGGGTGGGAGACGAAAAGGTCGACAACGTAGCCACCCATCCGAAGACACGCGACTACGCGAAGCGCATCGCGGACTTCTACGACCTGCATCACCGGGACGACCTGCGCGATGTCATGACCTTCGTCGACGACGACGGTGAGCGTCGTTCGATGACCTGGTTCCGCCACACCACGAAGGACGAGCTGAAGCAGAAGCGTCTTTACCTGGAGACGGTGATCCGCGAGCTCGACGGCGGCGCCGTGCCGAGGACGCCGGACGTCAACAACTACGTGCTGCTCACCTACAAAGACGATCCCGTGCCGTGGAGCGAGCAGTCGCAGGGCACCGGCGGGCGTGACCTGACCGTGGGAATCCACGAGTTCTGGGACCTGATGGTCGACGGCGACCTCAACGCCGCGCCGGCGTTCGTCGACCCGCAGACGGATCGGTCCCGTGAGTCGGCTCAGGCCGAGTCGCCGGCGCTGCGGATCGTGGAGACCCGCGAGGACGGCATCGTCGTGCGGGGTGTGAAGGCCATCGCGACGGGTGCGGCGTTCGCCGACTACATTCACATCGGGGTGTTCTTCCGGCCGGGCATCACCAGCGAACAGGTCATCTTCGGCGCGGTCCGCGCGAACACCCCTGGTGTCACGCTGGTCTGCCGGGAAAGCACGGTGAAGGAAGGGCAGTACGAAGAGCACCCGCTGGCCGCCAAGGGCGACGAGCTGGACACGACGATCCTCTTCGACGACGTGTTCATCCCGTGGAACCAGGTCTTCCACATCGGAAACCCGAAGCACGCTTCGCTCTACCCGCAGCGGGTCTTCGACTGGCTGCACTACCAGGCGCTCGTGCGCCAGACGATCCGCGCCGAGGTCATGGTCGGCCTGGCCCTGCTGATCACCGAGCACGTGGGGACCTACCAGCTGCCGCCGGTCAAGGCTCGGCTGGCTCAGCTCGTCGGCTTCCACCAGACGCTGCGCGCCCACGTGCTCGCCTGTGAGGAAGACGGGTTCACCACACCTGGTGGTCTGTACAAGCCGAGCGTGCTGCTGTTCGACTTCGGCCGGGCCTACTACTTGGAAAACGTGCCCCGGATGGTCAATGAGCTGGTCGATCTGGCCGGGCGCTCGTCGCTGATCTTCCCCACCGAGAAGCAGTGGAACCAGCCGGAGTTGCGCCGGTGGCTCGAGCCGTTGCAGACGGGTCCGATCGGGCGGCCGCATGACCGGCTCAAGATCAGCCGGGTCATCCGGGACCTGTACCTCTCGGACTGGGGTGACCGGATCAGCGTGTTCGAGAACTTCAACGGAACCCCGTTGCTGGCTGTGCGAATGCTGACCATGGCTCGTGCCGAGATGGCACCGGGGGGTCCGCTGGCCGACCTCGCGCGCAAGATCGCTGGTATCGAGCCGGCAACCCCGAAGGACGATGCGAAGACGGAGTACGCCGGGCAAGCCGCCTACGCACGCCAGCAGGACGCGCGGGCCCATTGA